The following are from one region of the Cumulibacter manganitolerans genome:
- the upp gene encoding uracil phosphoribosyltransferase, whose translation MQTTVVDHPLAQVRLTAIRDQRTDNETFRASLKDLTRMLVYEATRDVPLAEHAVMTPVARTRGVSLANPPLLVPVLRAGLGMAEASMALLPDAQMGFVGLARDERTLQPRSYMESLPASLEGRPVFVLDPMLATGGSLLHAVELLRTRGADEITCLCVLAAPEGVKRLEDSGIDLRLFTASIDERLNDSGFIVPGLGDAGDRQFGAVD comes from the coding sequence GTGCAGACCACAGTTGTAGATCATCCGCTCGCACAGGTCCGGCTGACCGCGATCCGCGACCAGCGCACGGACAACGAGACGTTCCGCGCCTCGCTGAAGGACCTCACCCGGATGCTGGTCTACGAGGCCACTCGCGACGTCCCGCTGGCCGAGCACGCGGTGATGACGCCGGTGGCGCGCACCCGCGGCGTCTCGCTGGCCAACCCGCCGCTGCTGGTGCCGGTGCTGCGCGCCGGGCTGGGGATGGCGGAGGCGTCGATGGCGCTGCTGCCGGATGCGCAGATGGGCTTCGTCGGGCTGGCCCGCGACGAGCGGACCCTGCAGCCGCGCTCCTACATGGAGTCGCTCCCGGCGTCCCTCGAGGGCCGACCGGTCTTCGTCCTCGACCCGATGCTGGCCACCGGCGGATCGCTGCTGCACGCCGTCGAGCTGCTGCGCACCCGCGGCGCCGACGAGATCACCTGCCTGTGCGTGCTCGCCGCCCCCGAGGGGGTCAAGCGGCTGGAGGACAGCGGGATCGACCTGCGGCTGTTCACCGCGTCGATCGACGAGCGGCTCAACGACTCGGGCTTCATCGTGCCGGGGCTCGGCGACGCCGGCGACCGCCAGTTCGGCGCGGTCGACTAG